In a single window of the Patescibacteria group bacterium genome:
- a CDS encoding peptidoglycan DD-metalloendopeptidase family protein → MFILGIVLIVINYTNENKLLAYKESDRGILGGPKLITTNLASNNNNTAVFALAVNQSFNENKGLGFSSIADSNIYYLIDNNSLQNPSPILTSIKTDKNGVLIYKVQKGDTLLSLASEFGISLDTIKWANNLKSERITPGEELIILPVSGVLHEIKPGDTIEKIAELYSVATDKIIAYNNLTSSSLIPGQKIIIPDGRMPRTYKVFAATSSLPEYPYYYIIPVAGFNWGILHNVNAVDIANRCDTPVLAAAEGLVETASYDNSYGKYIKIQHPNNTETLYAHLNQVQVKEGDYVMQGQLIGLMGNSGYVIGSPGCHLHFEVRGAKNPFAR, encoded by the coding sequence TTGTTTATTTTAGGAATTGTTTTAATAGTCATTAATTACACAAACGAAAATAAACTTTTAGCTTACAAAGAGTCGGACAGAGGAATTTTAGGCGGTCCAAAATTAATTACCACAAATTTAGCATCAAATAATAACAATACAGCCGTTTTTGCTCTCGCCGTTAATCAGAGTTTTAATGAAAATAAAGGTTTGGGGTTTTCATCTATCGCCGACTCCAATATTTATTATCTTATTGACAACAATAGCTTACAAAATCCCAGCCCCATTCTTACAAGTATTAAAACGGATAAAAATGGTGTCTTGATTTATAAAGTTCAAAAGGGTGATACGTTATTAAGTCTTGCCTCTGAATTTGGTATAAGTTTGGATACTATAAAATGGGCTAATAATTTGAAAAGTGAAAGAATCACTCCCGGCGAAGAATTAATTATTTTACCAGTATCTGGCGTTCTGCATGAAATCAAACCCGGTGACACAATAGAAAAAATTGCGGAATTATACTCTGTCGCAACTGACAAAATTATTGCTTACAATAATTTAACTAGCTCTTCTTTAATACCAGGACAAAAAATTATTATACCCGATGGCCGAATGCCCAGAACTTATAAAGTATTCGCTGCAACCTCTTCTTTGCCTGAATATCCATATTACTACATCATCCCCGTCGCTGGTTTTAATTGGGGCATTCTCCACAATGTAAATGCTGTTGATATTGCTAATCGCTGCGATACTCCGGTTTTAGCAGCGGCCGAGGGATTGGTAGAAACGGCATCTTATGACAATAGCTACGGCAAATATATAAAAATTCAACATCCCAACAATACTGAAACCCTATACGCTCACTTAAATCAAGTTCAAGTTAAAGAAGGCGATTATGTGATGCAGGGACAATTAATCGGATTAATGGGCAATAGCGGTTATGTTATCGGTTCGCCAGGGTGTCATCTTCATTTTGAAGTCCGCGGCGCTAAAAATCCCTTTGCCAGATAA
- a CDS encoding YifB family Mg chelatase-like AAA ATPase, whose protein sequence is MTAKVFSSAVVGIKAQIIEVEVDLAPGLHAFNIVGLADKAVSEARDRVSSAIKNSGAVAPQRLNKRITVNLAPADLKKEGSAYDLAIAVGCLLASKQIKIFNTQNKIFLGELALDGSLRPVAGVLPIVLMAKKFSFEEVIIPKQNVNEAGLVEGLKVVGCENLAEVIDYLEGRKDISFISKGDFNRQKLNDYSVDFSDIKGQYQAKRALEIAAAGGHNVLMIGSPGAGKSMLAKALPSILPPLSLEEALDVSKIYSVCGLLSNENPLITTRPFRSPHHTASKIALVGGGSWPKPGEISLAHRGVLFMDEIPEFARDVLESLRQPLEDGEITVSRVQGSLTFPARFILVAAMNPCPCGYYGDSEKECRCSPSEILRYQKKISGPLLDRIDLQIEVPRVKYEELKQEKNGDSSEVIRKRIEKAREIQKQRFAQLERNIFTNAEMTSKDVEKFCRLEEAAEKLLKQAIENWYLSARSYYRILKVARTIADLSESEVIKNEHIAEALRYRIKNEN, encoded by the coding sequence ATGACTGCCAAAGTTTTTTCTTCGGCTGTTGTTGGAATAAAAGCTCAAATAATTGAAGTAGAAGTTGATTTAGCACCTGGTCTTCATGCTTTTAATATTGTGGGTTTGGCTGATAAAGCTGTTAGTGAGGCAAGGGACAGAGTTTCGTCGGCTATAAAAAATAGTGGCGCTGTGGCGCCTCAACGCTTAAATAAAAGAATCACTGTTAATTTAGCGCCGGCTGATTTAAAAAAAGAGGGTTCGGCTTATGATTTGGCTATTGCGGTTGGTTGTCTTTTAGCCTCCAAACAAATCAAAATTTTTAATACTCAAAATAAAATTTTTTTAGGTGAATTAGCGTTGGATGGTAGTTTAAGGCCTGTGGCTGGTGTTTTACCAATTGTTTTAATGGCCAAAAAATTTTCTTTTGAAGAAGTAATTATTCCCAAACAGAATGTTAATGAAGCAGGTCTGGTTGAGGGATTAAAAGTGGTTGGTTGTGAAAATTTAGCAGAAGTAATCGATTATTTAGAAGGAAGAAAGGATATATCTTTTATAAGCAAAGGAGATTTTAATCGGCAAAAATTAAATGATTATTCTGTAGACTTTTCTGATATTAAAGGTCAATATCAAGCAAAAAGAGCTTTAGAAATAGCAGCGGCTGGCGGACACAATGTGTTAATGATTGGATCGCCCGGGGCTGGTAAAAGTATGTTAGCTAAGGCGTTACCTTCGATTTTACCACCTTTATCTTTAGAAGAAGCTTTGGATGTAAGTAAAATTTATAGTGTTTGCGGTTTGCTTTCCAATGAAAATCCTTTGATAACTACAAGACCATTTCGCTCGCCCCATCATACAGCTTCAAAAATTGCTTTAGTTGGGGGAGGATCCTGGCCAAAACCCGGTGAAATTAGTTTGGCTCATCGTGGAGTTTTGTTTATGGATGAAATTCCTGAATTCGCCCGTGATGTTTTAGAAAGTTTAAGGCAACCATTGGAAGATGGCGAAATTACCGTTAGTCGTGTTCAGGGAAGTTTAACTTTTCCAGCGCGATTTATTTTGGTGGCTGCTATGAATCCCTGTCCGTGTGGTTATTATGGCGATTCAGAAAAAGAATGCCGTTGTTCACCTTCGGAAATTTTAAGATATCAAAAGAAAATCTCTGGTCCTTTACTTGACCGTATTGATTTACAAATTGAAGTGCCAAGAGTTAAATATGAGGAGCTCAAGCAGGAAAAAAATGGTGATTCATCAGAGGTAATTAGAAAACGAATTGAAAAAGCACGCGAGATTCAAAAACAAAGATTTGCTCAGTTGGAAAGAAATATTTTCACCAATGCGGAAATGACTTCTAAAGATGTTGAAAAGTTTTGCCGATTGGAAGAGGCAGCAGAAAAATTATTAAAACAAGCCATTGAAAATTGGTATTTATCAGCCAGAAGTTATTATCGGATTCTTAAAGTTGCCCGCACAATTGCTGATTTATCAGAATCAGAAGTGATAAAAAATGAACATATAGCTGAAGCTTTAAGGTATCGGATTAAGAACGAAAATTAA
- the rplT gene encoding 50S ribosomal protein L20, with amino-acid sequence MVRVKRGKIAHKKREKILRYTKGFKWGRKSKERLAKEALLHAWTHAFEGRKLKKRDFRRLWQTKIKAAVNQGGLKYNEFINLLKKNNVKINRKILAQLAEFYPEVFSQIVSAVK; translated from the coding sequence ATGGTCAGAGTCAAAAGAGGAAAAATTGCTCATAAGAAAAGAGAAAAAATTTTACGTTATACAAAAGGATTTAAATGGGGTCGCAAATCAAAAGAGCGATTGGCTAAAGAAGCTCTTCTTCATGCGTGGACCCATGCTTTTGAGGGAAGAAAATTAAAAAAGCGTGATTTTCGTCGTCTTTGGCAAACTAAAATTAAGGCTGCGGTTAATCAGGGTGGATTGAAGTATAACGAGTTTATTAACTTATTAAAGAAAAATAATGTAAAAATTAATAGAAAAATCCTTGCTCAATTAGCCGAATTTTATCCGGAAGTTTTCAGCCAAATTGTTTCAGCGGTCAAATAA
- a CDS encoding TraR/DksA family transcriptional regulator, whose amino-acid sequence MIIFKRKKYDKKILKELKELLDKEKKELQEKVEELNLKEKDMAIKMPDFMASEDASIEADEVEELNNLLSLKMEWENEIDRINQALERMEKGSYGICAECGNLIEIARLKIEPTAQICMTCVKKKNRQTP is encoded by the coding sequence ATGATTATTTTTAAACGAAAAAAATACGATAAGAAAATTTTGAAAGAGTTAAAAGAATTATTGGATAAAGAAAAAAAGGAACTTCAAGAAAAAGTAGAAGAATTGAACTTAAAAGAGAAAGACATGGCAATAAAAATGCCCGATTTTATGGCATCCGAAGATGCTTCAATTGAAGCTGATGAAGTAGAAGAATTAAACAACCTTCTTTCCTTAAAAATGGAATGGGAAAACGAAATTGATAGAATTAATCAAGCATTAGAAAGAATGGAAAAGGGGAGTTATGGCATTTGTGCTGAATGCGGTAATTTAATTGAAATTGCGCGTTTAAAAATTGAACCGACAGCGCAAATTTGTATGACTTGCGTTAAGAAAAAAAATCGTCAAACACCTTAA